The following are encoded together in the Proteiniphilum saccharofermentans genome:
- a CDS encoding ABC transporter ATP-binding protein: MIEVKNLRKEFDGEIVLDNINASFHNGMVNMIIGKSGSGKTVLLKCLVGLLSPTSGEIRYDGKNFVGLKSKEVRRLRRDIGMLFQGAALFDSRTVLENVMFPLDMFSRKNRRERKKRAEFCLERVNLLEAANLYPSEISGGMKKRAAIARAIALNPKYLFCDEPNSGLDPKTSQLIDELIHDLTKDFSMTTVVVSHDMNSVINIGDKVIFINEGVKEWEGNKSEVMGTDNEKLNDFVFASDLFKKIKEAEEEKG, translated from the coding sequence ATGATAGAAGTGAAAAATCTGAGAAAGGAATTCGACGGCGAGATTGTTCTCGATAATATCAATGCTTCCTTTCACAATGGGATGGTGAACATGATCATCGGTAAGAGCGGCTCGGGGAAGACTGTTCTGCTGAAATGCCTTGTCGGTCTTCTTTCTCCTACTTCGGGAGAGATCCGGTACGACGGGAAGAATTTCGTGGGACTCAAATCGAAAGAAGTACGCCGGTTGCGCCGTGATATAGGGATGCTCTTCCAGGGAGCGGCCCTTTTCGACTCAAGGACAGTATTGGAAAATGTGATGTTTCCTCTCGATATGTTTTCACGCAAGAATCGTCGTGAACGTAAAAAACGGGCCGAGTTTTGCCTGGAAAGGGTGAATCTGCTGGAGGCTGCCAATCTTTATCCTTCTGAAATCAGCGGGGGAATGAAAAAGAGGGCGGCTATTGCGAGGGCCATCGCTTTGAATCCAAAATATCTTTTCTGCGATGAACCTAATTCCGGCCTCGATCCCAAGACATCCCAGCTCATCGATGAGTTGATCCACGACCTGACAAAAGATTTCTCAATGACTACTGTAGTAGTGTCACACGATATGAATTCGGTAATCAATATCGGAGACAAAGTGATCTTCATCAATGAGGGAGTCAAAGAATGGGAAGGGAACAAATCGGAAGTAATGGGAACCGACAACGAAAAGCTGAACGATTTCGTTTTTGCTTCCGACCTCTTCAAAAAAATCAAAGAAGCAGAAGAGGAAAAGGGGTAA
- the sufC gene encoding Fe-S cluster assembly ATPase SufC, whose translation MLKIKNLHAIVEEQEILKGIDLEVNAGEVHAVMGPNGSGKSTLASVLAGNPKFEVTRGSILFKGKELLEMEPEDRAREGIFLSFQYPVEIPGVSMVNFMRAAVNEQRKYRNEEPISATDFLKLMRDKRELLGMDSQLVSRSVNEGFSGGEKKKNEIFQMAMINPLLSILDETDSGLDIDALRVVAAGVNKLQTRENATILITHYQRLLEYIKPDFVHVLYAGKIIRSGGPELALELEKKGYDWLIR comes from the coding sequence ATGTTAAAAATAAAGAACCTGCATGCAATTGTAGAAGAACAGGAGATATTGAAAGGGATCGATCTGGAAGTGAATGCCGGAGAAGTGCATGCGGTCATGGGACCGAACGGATCCGGAAAGAGTACCCTGGCTTCTGTGCTGGCAGGCAACCCGAAATTCGAAGTTACTCGTGGCAGTATTCTTTTTAAAGGAAAGGAACTGCTGGAGATGGAACCCGAAGACAGGGCACGTGAGGGAATATTTCTCAGCTTCCAATATCCGGTAGAGATCCCCGGTGTGAGTATGGTAAACTTCATGCGTGCTGCTGTCAATGAGCAAAGAAAATACAGGAATGAGGAACCCATATCAGCTACGGATTTCCTGAAATTGATGCGTGATAAACGTGAATTGCTGGGTATGGACAGCCAACTGGTAAGCCGTTCGGTAAACGAAGGTTTCTCGGGAGGAGAAAAGAAAAAAAATGAGATCTTTCAGATGGCGATGATCAACCCGCTGTTGTCCATCCTCGATGAAACCGATTCAGGTCTCGATATTGATGCCCTGAGGGTGGTCGCAGCCGGTGTAAATAAGCTGCAGACCAGAGAGAATGCTACTATTCTTATCACCCACTATCAGCGTCTGTTAGAATATATTAAACCCGATTTCGTACATGTGTTATATGCAGGTAAAATAATTAGATCGGGTGGACCGGAACTCGCTTTAGAACTTGAAAAGAAAGGATACGATTGGCTGATAAGATAA
- the sufD gene encoding Fe-S cluster assembly protein SufD gives MIEQQYIDLFKQYRSELDANSAEGLNRHRDAAFDIFTQIGFPSSKQEEYKHSNIMRYFDKDLGLNLRNIPIPVNPYDAFKCDVPNLSTYTCFLINDRYYDKAEQAENLPSGVFVGSLLQFAKEYPAQFGTYYAQIADMRDNGIVAYNTMFAQDGFVVYVPKNVEVEKPLQLINILRGGVDLNVNRRILIIAEENAHVKLLVCDHAVDDVHFVVTQVTEISAAASAQVDFYELEENSEKVTRLSNLFSEQKENSNVVTSGITLHNGYTRNNYRFRLLGEYAEAHAGGLAICDKTQHIDNFAFLDHAVPNCMSNELFKNVLKDKATGIFCGKILVEKDAQKTQAYQTNRNLVSSNTAQMFSKPQLEIYADDVKCSHGLTTGQLDEDALFYMRARGIDKEEARLLLMVAFTRDVVDMIRIPALQERLITLIDKRFRGELMRCGNCNVCK, from the coding sequence ATGATTGAACAACAATATATAGATCTGTTTAAGCAGTATCGCAGTGAGTTGGATGCTAATTCTGCAGAAGGGCTGAACAGACACCGGGATGCAGCTTTCGATATATTCACGCAGATTGGATTCCCCTCTTCAAAGCAGGAAGAATACAAGCACTCGAATATAATGCGCTATTTTGATAAAGATTTGGGATTGAACCTAAGGAATATTCCTATCCCGGTCAATCCTTACGATGCTTTTAAATGTGACGTGCCTAACCTCTCTACATATACCTGTTTTCTTATCAATGACAGGTATTATGATAAAGCAGAGCAAGCAGAGAATTTACCTTCCGGTGTTTTTGTCGGTAGCTTGCTGCAATTCGCAAAAGAATATCCTGCACAGTTTGGTACTTATTATGCTCAGATTGCCGATATGAGGGATAACGGCATAGTGGCTTATAACACCATGTTTGCCCAGGATGGTTTTGTAGTATATGTACCCAAAAATGTAGAGGTTGAAAAGCCGTTGCAGTTGATTAATATCCTGCGAGGGGGAGTAGATTTGAATGTGAATCGTAGAATATTGATTATTGCCGAAGAGAATGCCCATGTGAAATTACTTGTCTGCGACCATGCCGTGGATGATGTTCACTTCGTGGTGACCCAGGTAACGGAGATCTCAGCCGCAGCTTCTGCGCAAGTTGATTTCTACGAACTGGAGGAGAATTCGGAAAAAGTAACCCGGTTGAGCAATCTCTTCAGTGAGCAAAAAGAGAATTCTAATGTAGTTACCAGCGGTATTACACTTCACAACGGCTACACACGCAACAATTACAGGTTCCGTTTGTTGGGAGAGTACGCCGAAGCGCATGCGGGAGGATTGGCTATCTGCGATAAAACGCAGCATATCGATAACTTTGCCTTTCTTGATCATGCAGTGCCCAATTGTATGAGTAACGAATTATTTAAAAATGTGTTGAAGGATAAGGCTACCGGTATTTTTTGTGGAAAGATATTGGTGGAGAAAGATGCACAGAAAACTCAGGCCTATCAGACAAACCGTAATCTGGTTTCTTCCAATACAGCACAAATGTTCTCAAAGCCACAGTTGGAGATATATGCCGATGACGTAAAATGTTCCCATGGACTTACTACCGGACAGCTTGATGAGGATGCCCTGTTTTATATGCGCGCCCGTGGTATCGATAAAGAAGAAGCCCGCCTGTTACTTATGGTGGCATTTACGCGTGACGTGGTGGATATGATACGTATCCCTGCTCTGCAGGAGCGTCTGATTACCCTTATCGATAAACGTTTCCGCGGTGAATTGATGCGCTGTGGGAATTGTAATGTATGTAAATAA
- a CDS encoding aminotransferase class V-fold PLP-dependent enzyme — translation MKELDIHKIRADFPILLREVYGKPLVYFDNAATTQKPQCVMDKINEMYTTVNANVHRGVHFLSQAATDEHEASRRTVQEFINAVSSDEIVFTRGATESINLVASSFCRNFCREGDELLITAMEHHSNIVPWQLQCGYYGLTLKVLPINADGELILAELEKKITSRTRLIAVTHISNVLGTVNPVDKIVEIAHNHDIPVLIDAAQSVQHRKVDVQAIDCDFLVFSSHKVYGPTGVGVLYGKEKWLDALPPYQGGGEMISSVSFEKTTFNNLPFKFEAGTPDFVGTAALATALRYVSSIGLQNIDLYEHELLRYATEKLLSVPGLRILGNAGDKSSVISFLVDGIHPYDMGTLLDKMGIAVRTGHHCAEPLMRELGVEGTVRASFAFYNTKEEVDLLLKGIERIVKMFHP, via the coding sequence TTGAAAGAACTCGATATACATAAGATACGTGCCGATTTTCCTATACTTTTACGGGAAGTATACGGGAAGCCATTGGTCTATTTCGATAATGCTGCGACCACTCAAAAACCGCAGTGTGTAATGGATAAGATCAACGAGATGTACACTACCGTGAATGCTAACGTGCATAGAGGAGTACATTTCCTTAGTCAGGCGGCGACCGATGAGCATGAGGCTTCACGAAGGACTGTCCAGGAATTTATCAACGCAGTATCTTCCGACGAGATTGTTTTTACACGTGGTGCCACGGAATCAATCAATTTGGTTGCGTCGTCATTTTGCAGAAACTTTTGCCGTGAAGGTGACGAACTGTTGATTACCGCCATGGAGCATCACTCCAATATAGTTCCCTGGCAATTGCAGTGTGGTTATTATGGCTTGACGCTGAAAGTTCTTCCCATCAATGCTGACGGTGAGCTGATTCTGGCTGAGTTGGAGAAAAAGATCACTTCCCGTACCAGGCTGATTGCCGTCACCCATATTTCAAATGTATTGGGAACGGTCAATCCGGTTGATAAGATCGTGGAGATAGCACACAATCATGATATCCCTGTGCTTATAGATGCAGCACAGAGCGTGCAGCACCGTAAAGTAGACGTACAGGCGATCGATTGTGATTTTCTGGTCTTCTCTTCCCATAAAGTATATGGACCGACAGGAGTAGGTGTATTATACGGAAAAGAAAAATGGCTTGATGCCCTGCCTCCTTATCAGGGTGGAGGAGAGATGATCTCAAGTGTTTCGTTTGAGAAAACTACTTTCAACAACCTGCCTTTCAAATTTGAAGCGGGTACCCCGGATTTTGTAGGTACTGCGGCATTGGCTACGGCACTTCGTTATGTATCTTCTATCGGGTTGCAAAATATCGATCTTTATGAGCATGAACTGCTCCGGTATGCCACTGAAAAGTTACTATCTGTGCCGGGATTGCGTATTCTGGGAAATGCTGGTGATAAAAGCAGCGTAATCTCTTTTCTGGTGGACGGCATTCATCCTTACGATATGGGTACACTGCTCGACAAGATGGGGATTGCCGTCCGCACAGGACACCATTGCGCTGAACCGTTGATGAGGGAACTAGGTGTGGAAGGAACTGTTCGCGCTTCTTTCGCTTTCTATAATACCAAAGAGGAAGTTGATCTTCTTCTGAAAGGGATTGAGCGGATCGTTAAGATGTTTCATCCTTAA
- a CDS encoding RNA polymerase sigma-70 factor, giving the protein MQKEFRGKERNEDHALFILLKKRDKEAFSMIYQKYHRYLYSLALKYLKSVQMAEDAVQHVFVKLWESTADIHIEINLKNYLYTMTKNYILNMIRDHKEAVSLNYVNAQIDFPAHEDILREVEEKQMYEMLYKCIEQLPPQKKEICMRKLKTSDSNQEIADKMGISVHTVKSHYQESLKILRSYFQQIKMLLL; this is encoded by the coding sequence ATGCAAAAAGAGTTCCGGGGTAAGGAGAGAAATGAAGATCACGCTTTATTCATCTTATTAAAAAAGAGGGATAAAGAGGCTTTCTCCATGATATATCAAAAATATCACCGATATCTCTATTCATTGGCGCTGAAATACCTCAAGAGTGTACAAATGGCGGAAGATGCCGTACAGCATGTGTTCGTAAAATTGTGGGAATCCACTGCAGATATTCATATAGAGATAAATTTGAAGAATTATCTCTATACGATGACAAAGAATTATATTCTGAATATGATCCGCGATCATAAGGAGGCAGTTTCTCTTAACTATGTCAATGCGCAGATCGATTTTCCCGCACATGAGGATATTTTGAGGGAGGTGGAAGAAAAGCAGATGTATGAAATGCTTTATAAATGTATAGAACAACTTCCGCCTCAGAAAAAAGAAATCTGTATGAGGAAACTGAAGACATCCGATAGTAATCAGGAGATTGCCGATAAGATGGGGATATCAGTTCATACTGTGAAGTCCCATTATCAGGAATCTCTAAAAATATTACGATCCTATTTTCAGCAGATTAAGATGCTCTTATTATAA
- a CDS encoding FecR family protein, translating into MQSSDKNIINRVIAESASKEEAVEVVDWFSSTVEGQQCLSDMLDRDAYLMENEPDLGKSFTPLQSDLLYKRIDRNIYQNRFRKNLLKVVAVLLPILLLSGLGFYLNRQTDLFSGTTYSEVYVPKGEDARIFFQDGTEVFLNADTKIRYPNRFGLRKREIYLEGEAYFNVASNRSRPFVVHAQHTETEVVGTSFNVRAYGNSNTIEVVLDEGRTAFHVHQNSYPMLPGQKIEYDKSTGRITLRNLINPSNASLWKKNVLHFYDTPLAEVIKELERRFDVQFHVQDAAALNYSYTLTTKQPGIENVLKELQKISPVKFVVEGDTVTVSI; encoded by the coding sequence ATGCAATCATCGGACAAAAATATTATTAACAGGGTTATAGCCGAATCGGCATCGAAAGAGGAGGCTGTAGAGGTGGTCGATTGGTTCTCTTCTACGGTCGAGGGGCAGCAATGCCTGTCGGATATGCTCGACAGAGATGCTTATCTGATGGAGAATGAACCTGACCTTGGTAAATCATTTACCCCATTACAGTCCGATCTCCTGTACAAAAGGATCGACAGGAATATCTACCAAAACCGCTTCAGAAAAAATCTACTCAAAGTGGTTGCCGTTCTTTTGCCGATATTGCTTCTTTCAGGATTAGGTTTTTACCTGAACAGACAGACCGATCTTTTCTCCGGAACAACCTATTCCGAAGTATATGTTCCTAAAGGAGAAGATGCGCGGATCTTTTTCCAGGACGGTACAGAGGTATTCCTTAATGCAGATACAAAGATCCGTTATCCGAACAGATTCGGATTACGAAAAAGAGAAATCTATCTCGAAGGAGAGGCCTATTTTAACGTGGCTTCCAATCGCAGCCGCCCCTTTGTGGTGCACGCACAGCATACCGAGACAGAGGTAGTAGGTACCTCTTTCAATGTAAGAGCCTATGGTAATAGCAACACTATAGAAGTAGTGCTGGATGAGGGGAGAACCGCTTTTCACGTGCATCAAAACAGCTACCCCATGTTGCCAGGACAAAAAATAGAATATGATAAGTCGACCGGGAGAATAACTTTGCGAAATCTTATCAATCCATCCAATGCTTCATTATGGAAAAAGAATGTACTCCATTTCTATGATACCCCTCTTGCTGAAGTGATAAAGGAACTGGAGAGAAGATTTGATGTGCAATTTCATGTGCAAGATGCAGCAGCATTGAATTACAGTTATACCCTAACGACCAAACAACCCGGTATTGAAAATGTGCTGAAGGAACTTCAGAAAATATCCCCGGTGAAATTTGTTGTCGAGGGTGATACGGTTACTGTTTCTATTTAA
- a CDS encoding fimbrial biogenesis chaperone: MRYLFVHCSLLFAGLFFIIPSTVFSQVGISVSPPRVYYSLDPGETGSQKVLVSNVSKDHPLNFSLTMGDWEYDSYGGNLMFPPDSLDNSCAGWLSLPGGMYMTLEPGESREIDLTMTIPAEIDRDANVQTAMLFVTQMNPVDGVDTQGAAIKINVRQGIKIYRKGNAPEIKKVEIENLAYDKETNSLMLLFSNVGNIWINGRASASLFNQGDGKELNIEAADFYTMPGDRRIMQIPLRQELEKGRYIATVMLDYGDRTTIEAAELQFTHE, encoded by the coding sequence ATGAGATATCTGTTTGTCCACTGTTCTTTACTATTTGCCGGACTTTTTTTCATAATTCCTTCCACCGTCTTTTCACAGGTAGGGATTTCGGTGTCTCCGCCGCGGGTATATTATAGTCTGGACCCGGGAGAGACAGGATCACAGAAAGTACTGGTCAGCAATGTCAGTAAAGATCATCCGCTCAATTTCTCCCTTACAATGGGGGATTGGGAATACGATAGTTATGGTGGCAACCTTATGTTCCCGCCTGATTCACTGGATAATTCCTGTGCCGGCTGGCTAAGCCTGCCCGGTGGCATGTATATGACCCTTGAGCCGGGAGAAAGCCGGGAGATCGATCTGACTATGACCATACCTGCGGAAATCGACCGTGACGCGAATGTACAGACGGCCATGCTATTTGTAACGCAGATGAATCCCGTAGATGGCGTAGATACGCAGGGAGCAGCCATCAAGATCAATGTCCGCCAGGGAATAAAAATATACCGTAAAGGCAACGCTCCGGAAATAAAGAAAGTGGAAATTGAGAATCTGGCATACGATAAGGAAACCAATTCGCTGATGCTCTTATTCAGCAATGTGGGTAATATTTGGATTAACGGCCGTGCGAGCGCCAGTCTGTTCAACCAGGGTGACGGTAAAGAATTGAACATAGAAGCGGCCGATTTTTATACGATGCCCGGTGACCGTCGGATCATGCAGATTCCTCTCCGGCAAGAGCTGGAAAAAGGAAGATATATCGCCACCGTGATGCTCGATTACGGTGACCGCACCACGATAGAAGCCGCAGAGCTGCAGTTCACTCATGAGTAG
- a CDS encoding carboxypeptidase-like regulatory domain-containing protein, producing MFRNRKKLCFKGLLLISLYTFHGIKAQSVAEEPVGLEIRESSVNAQVISHILKITNRSEQIFTGTVLLDPLSELRSLSQGEREISVAQNDSVFVAYRLIAAKDIGAGRKAIRYIILNEKKERVLARETYIDIEEREQIFFMTDDAPLMITRPEDSVRVHVTVNNSGNTYQEVTLVFNVPNLREAPAFTEMKITMAPMEQKRFIHSFIPSGNLLSSGQFSVHITAMKGREKTIFGSKTVTVQNVFTDRKYIDTNPARNLYPGQGLADNSVTLSYRQYNATSNMLQLQGGGYMNLPAGYLHLKGNIYKYNSGHTPMITNTSLMYKLEENEFTIGNVSEQTELPLFGRGAKAILSTADRRKTLTFGAVDQNFNLIGSQPWFTEYYSFYIQGALGANNSDRGMEATYIYQKNPYEKAIYNVGGLQWRSLLGKNWSIHMETHGALSSYENIPDSKFSGAAELRYRGNLPFGIALDGSGYYSDGYFPGSRKGTLSFTQGVNKRLSENTYISGSIGYNRTAPKSYAYTYTYRSENSYGNIMLSLPKLGRVTSSLYYRHQGESSPSYTSWLDEGTVSGNVRMVSHRMGWQGRWQSPNARHSLFGTLEAGFFADPLEGGRSGQAKTTLNYSFREVMIDASYQKGAYYLYEYMMAKQQHKEFNRFTSSVSINKNISKKLSFSSGINFSHDVYQGSVPSANLTANFFAKDNMAFFMNAYWYRYTFINSSNMFNVQVGVTWNFSKSQPMKGRKSKVVAQVYYDHNANNRYDDGDEPAGGYLLNIDNKAFISDEEGKVRYSLVPYGEYIVKPIQTGRWFFDRKKITAKSARTVINISLKQSGTLQGSVGYISDENSVEILPRYEGLRFIVINTDGTVVQTVVTDADGKFTTFLPMGTYTITFDTKTLPEHSECKDYTRTFTIEAGKITVLDPFEIEVKERKINIKRFFASD from the coding sequence ATGTTCCGCAATAGAAAAAAGCTCTGCTTCAAAGGATTATTGCTCATCAGTCTTTATACTTTCCACGGAATAAAGGCTCAATCTGTTGCGGAAGAACCGGTCGGCTTGGAGATACGGGAGTCTTCGGTTAATGCACAGGTTATAAGTCATATCCTGAAGATAACCAATCGATCGGAGCAGATATTCACTGGAACTGTCCTGTTGGATCCACTCTCGGAACTCCGTTCCCTTTCACAGGGTGAACGGGAGATTTCTGTTGCTCAGAACGACAGTGTTTTTGTCGCTTACCGGTTAATTGCAGCCAAGGATATCGGTGCGGGAAGAAAAGCTATCAGGTATATCATTCTCAATGAAAAAAAGGAAAGGGTGCTGGCCCGGGAAACCTACATCGATATTGAAGAGCGGGAGCAGATATTTTTCATGACGGATGACGCCCCACTGATGATAACCCGTCCGGAGGATTCGGTGCGGGTGCATGTAACGGTGAATAACAGCGGAAACACATATCAGGAGGTGACATTGGTGTTTAATGTTCCCAACCTGCGGGAAGCACCTGCTTTTACAGAGATGAAAATCACCATGGCGCCTATGGAACAGAAACGGTTTATCCACAGCTTTATTCCCAGTGGCAATCTCCTTTCATCGGGACAATTTTCGGTGCATATCACTGCCATGAAAGGGAGGGAGAAAACGATTTTTGGGAGTAAGACCGTTACCGTGCAGAATGTTTTTACAGATAGGAAGTATATAGATACCAATCCCGCCCGTAATTTGTATCCCGGACAGGGATTGGCCGACAATTCCGTTACATTGAGCTACCGGCAGTACAATGCTACTTCGAATATGCTGCAATTACAGGGTGGGGGATATATGAACCTGCCGGCAGGCTATCTCCACCTGAAAGGGAATATCTACAAATACAATTCCGGCCATACACCCATGATTACCAATACCTCGTTGATGTATAAGCTTGAAGAGAATGAGTTCACTATTGGCAACGTGAGTGAACAGACGGAGTTACCGCTATTTGGCCGGGGCGCAAAAGCAATATTGTCGACTGCCGACAGGAGAAAAACGCTCACTTTCGGGGCGGTCGATCAGAATTTTAACCTGATAGGTTCACAGCCATGGTTTACCGAGTATTACTCGTTTTACATACAAGGCGCATTAGGAGCCAATAATTCAGATAGGGGTATGGAAGCAACCTATATTTACCAGAAAAACCCTTATGAAAAAGCAATATATAATGTAGGAGGCCTTCAGTGGAGAAGCTTGTTAGGGAAAAATTGGAGCATCCATATGGAGACGCATGGAGCATTGAGCAGCTATGAGAACATACCAGACAGCAAATTCTCCGGTGCAGCTGAACTTCGGTACAGAGGTAATCTGCCTTTCGGAATCGCTTTGGACGGATCGGGTTATTACAGCGATGGATATTTTCCCGGAAGCAGAAAAGGAACTCTCTCCTTTACGCAGGGAGTCAATAAAAGATTGTCTGAAAACACCTATATCAGCGGCAGTATTGGTTACAACAGAACGGCACCTAAATCGTACGCCTACACTTATACTTACCGGTCAGAGAACAGTTATGGAAATATCATGCTCTCATTGCCAAAATTAGGGAGAGTAACTTCGTCACTCTATTACCGGCATCAAGGTGAAAGTTCCCCCTCATACACCTCATGGCTCGATGAAGGAACTGTTTCAGGGAATGTGCGAATGGTTTCTCATCGCATGGGATGGCAAGGGCGATGGCAAAGTCCCAATGCGAGGCACTCCCTCTTCGGCACACTGGAGGCTGGATTTTTTGCCGATCCTTTGGAGGGTGGCCGTTCGGGACAGGCAAAAACAACCCTGAATTACTCATTCCGGGAAGTGATGATAGACGCCTCATACCAGAAAGGAGCTTACTATCTCTATGAATATATGATGGCGAAGCAACAGCATAAGGAGTTCAACCGGTTTACCTCTTCGGTTTCCATCAATAAAAATATTTCTAAAAAATTATCTTTCTCGTCAGGTATCAACTTCAGCCATGATGTGTATCAGGGCAGCGTGCCGTCGGCGAACCTTACTGCAAACTTTTTTGCAAAAGATAATATGGCTTTTTTTATGAACGCTTATTGGTACAGATACACGTTTATCAATAGCAGTAATATGTTCAACGTGCAGGTGGGAGTGACATGGAATTTCAGCAAATCGCAGCCGATGAAGGGGCGGAAAAGCAAGGTAGTCGCTCAAGTCTATTACGACCATAACGCCAATAACCGTTATGATGACGGAGATGAGCCGGCCGGAGGCTATCTGCTGAACATTGATAACAAAGCCTTTATTTCGGACGAAGAAGGAAAGGTTCGCTACTCGCTGGTACCCTACGGCGAGTATATAGTGAAGCCGATACAGACGGGACGCTGGTTCTTCGACCGGAAGAAAATCACTGCCAAAAGTGCCAGAACGGTGATCAATATTTCCCTCAAACAAAGCGGTACATTACAGGGAAGTGTCGGTTATATCAGTGATGAGAATAGTGTGGAGATTCTGCCGAGGTATGAAGGTCTTCGATTTATAGTAATAAATACCGACGGAACAGTTGTTCAAACCGTTGTCACCGATGCCGACGGAAAATTTACCACTTTCCTGCCCATGGGAACCTATACCATTACCTTCGATACCAAAACGTTGCCTGAACACTCCGAGTGTAAAGATTATACCCGTACTTTCACGATCGAAGCCGGTAAAATTACAGTGCTCGATCCTTTTGAGATTGAAGTGAAAGAGAGAAAAATAAATATAAAACGCTTCTTCGCTTCCGATTGA